In Seriola aureovittata isolate HTS-2021-v1 ecotype China chromosome 17, ASM2101889v1, whole genome shotgun sequence, a genomic segment contains:
- the ppp1r27a gene encoding protein phosphatase 1 regulatory subunit 27, whose amino-acid sequence MKYNYHVPVSTYTRSSQYTPTYHTPTYYTPSHYTPTHYTSTYTSAKKYTPTQYSTTHYTPSHYTSSYKAASTYIPSYSKGSRYSSTHRTQAQENPAPVIPVAPAKRTVHFPNDIIFQDIVRRGDLEQIGRFMRARKVRVDTIFHSGMAALHEAVLTGNLEVVKLLVKYGADVHQRDEDGWTPLHMACSDGYPKIASYLLSMGASTEAENESGEKPADLIDPDCKELAQLFETGCV is encoded by the exons ATGAAGTACAACTACCATGTACCAGTGTCAACGTACACACGCAGTTCACAATACACACCAACATACCACACACCTACCTACTACACCCCTTCACATTACACACCAACGCACTACACATCCACATATACCTCTGCAAAAAAGTACACCCCGACACAGTACAGCACAACACATTACACTCCGTCACATTATACGTCCTCTTACAAAGCTGCATCAACATACATCCCTTCATATAGCAAAGGGTCACGGTACAGTTCAACACATCGCACACAAGCACAGGAGAATCCTGCACCTGTAATACCAGTCGCACCTGCAAAGAGAACTGTGCACTTCCCCAATGACATCATCTTCCAGGATATTGTTAGACGAGGAGATTTGGAGCAAATTGGTCGGTTCATGAGAGCGAGGAAGGTTCGTGTGGATACAATCTTCCACTCAG GTATGGCAGCACTACACGAAGCCGTGCTAACGGGAAACCTTGAGGTGGTGAAACTGCTGGTGAAATATGGCGCTGATGTTCATCAGAGAGACGAGGATGGCTGGACGCCACTTCACATGGCCTGCAGTGATGGCTACCCAAAAATCGCCAG TTATCTGCTGTCGATGGGAGCcagcacagaggcagagaatGAAAGCGGAGAGAAGCCTGCAGACCTCATCGACCCTGACTGCAAAGAACTCGCCCAATTGTTTGAGACTGGCTGTGTGTGA